In the Styela clava chromosome 8, kaStyClav1.hap1.2, whole genome shotgun sequence genome, one interval contains:
- the LOC120345395 gene encoding cyclic AMP receptor-like protein A has product MSTNCTLFGGDEHKCSVIIGLKRGFGTLSLIGCLFMIGTIWLFRKYQVKAQQLILCLSIAAFFDTIGYMIGDMTKDGPLCDFEAWWMTYFDWTVLAWTSCITFNLYRMLTRQEHTPHWYFHFVSWIFPPLVLSLLPLIGDNYGPAGAWCWIKHDSVAWRFVIWYVPLFLILIFMIILWGRTLYLHKRSIPSWQGGQDTNAEMMRSLIEDDMKTLIWYPLVYLVLSFFPLILRIHNAATDQGQDIYFLWIMTAITAPLQGACNAIVFGLDPETKSKLTWLHIRMAWASRFSQKDVIQEYTVENDSTAFGDSETRASGASSNSENVPYGSIEGKQL; this is encoded by the coding sequence ATGTCAACGAACTGCACTTTATTCGGGGGCGATGAACACAAATGCAGTGTTATCATAGGCTTGAAAAGAGGATTCGGTACTTTATCACTGATTGGATGTCTCTTTATGATCGGTACAATATGGCTGTTCCGAAAATATCAGGTGAAAGCTCAACAATTGATACTTTGTTTGAGTATTGCCGCTTTTTTCGATACGATTGGGTACATGATAGGTGATATGACGAAGGATGGACCGCTCTGCGATTTCGAAGCGTGGTGGATGACATATTTTGATTGGACTGTGCTAGCTTGGACCAGCTGTATAACTTTCAATTTGTATCGAATGTTGACGCGTCAAGAACATACTCCGCATTGGTACTTCCATTTTGTTTCTTGGATTTTTCCACCTCTAGTTCTCAGCCTGCTTCCTCTTATTGGAGATAATTACGGACCAGCTGGTGCTTGGTGCTGGATTAAACATGATTCAGTGGCTTGGAGGTTCGTGATTTGGTATGTGCCGTTATTTCTGATTCTAATCTTCATGATTATACTCTGGGGGAGAACTCTGTATCTTCACAAGCGTTCTATACCAAGTTGGCAGGGAGGGCAAGACACCAATGCAGAAATGATGAGAAGTCTTATCGAGGACGATATGAAGACACTGATATGGTATCCTCTCGTTTATCTGGTCTTATCATTCTTTCCACTCATATTAAGAATACACAATGCAGCTACAGATCAAGGGCAAGATATTTATTTCCTTTGGATAATGACAGCGATTACAGCACCTCTACAAGGAGCTTGCAACGCAATTGTATTCGGTCTCGACCCAGagacaaaatcaaaattaacgtGGTTGCATATTCGGATGGCTTGGGCAAGTAGATTTTCTCAGAAAGATGTAATACAAGAATACACAGTTGAAAATGATTCAACGGCTTTCGGAGATTCAGAAACAAGAGCAAGTGGAGCTTCTTCAAATAGTGAGAATGTCCCTTATGGGTCCATAGAAGGAAAGCAACTTTGA
- the LOC144425833 gene encoding arylsulfatase J-like, protein MALKNTVLSCLLTLCCIGIMTAESRPNIIFILADDYGFNDIGYHAREHESAMKTPFLDHLAGEGIKLENYYVQPICSPTRSQLLSGRYQIHTGLQHEVIKPSQPNALPIENILLPEQLRNCGYDTHMVGKWHLGFYKEKFLP, encoded by the coding sequence ATGGCACTGAAGAATACTGTTCTATCCTGCCTATTAACGCTATGCTGCATTGGTATAATGACAGCTGAATCTCGTcccaatattatttttatattggcTGATGACTATGGATTTAATGATATTGGTTATCATGCAAGAGAGCATGAATCAGCAATGAAGACACCTTTCTTGGATCATCTTGCTGGTGAAGGAATCAAACTAGAAAACTATTATGTTCAACCAATATGCTCACCGACTCGAAGCCAACTTTTGAGTGGACGTTACCAAATACATACTGGATTACAACACGAGGTTATTAAGCCCTCACAGCCAAATGCTCTTCCAATtgaaaacatacttttgcctgAGCAACTCAGAAACTGTGGTTACGATACTCATATGGTAGGAAAATGGCATCTTGGATTTTATAAGGAAAAATTTTTACCATAG
- the LOC120346047 gene encoding uncharacterized protein LOC120346047, whose product MYFDDDGDGSPTYVGNLTPCGICGRTFNPETLKRHQGICQKNAAKKRKVFESQKQRDLPGISKIATKSKPQRSAPAAKSRWRQQHEEFIQTVRAARGVTKAIKEGKELPPPPPPTINPDYVQCTYCLRRFSKNAAERHIQFCADQHKRLETKTRSKTAATEKAAAKQERRNAYRPPMPSSGVRRGGTLLNTDSIVSSHSNSAARQRSMKFNSTSIRQDGRSNSDVSRTRSMKNDSKFDTTLPASAVVRTRTGLKAKVLANNSSSDIDSSDFDAPKRRPTGSQGRRNVSNGQGHYQPPANSHGGRTGQGQSTSKSTKYDWDFNFESDSTDHIKQNGVRKTSTTRTRQQAAVNHGNSLYSGYNHNNNNFGQSAQSGYEDSLNDFVAKEFGSRYKSPGSGASNHQGHSDASSPWDSDAYRGRGEPMALHRKEDTSFDSEKSGSSLSSNSSSRFCHECGSRYPVMTAKFCCECGMKRITI is encoded by the exons ATGTATTTTGATGACGACGGAGATGGTTCCCCAACTTATGTTGGTAACTTAACGCCATGCGGAATATGCGGCAGGACATTTAACCCAGAAACACTTAAAAGACATCAAGGGATTTGCCAGAAAAATGCTGCCAAGAAGAGAAAAGTATTTGAATCACAGAAACAG CGTGATTTGCCAGGTATCTCAAAAATAGCAACAAAGTCAAAACCTCAACGATCAGCTCCAGCAGCAAAAAGCAGATGGAGGCAACAACATGAGGAATTCATTCAAACTGTTCG AGCTGCACGAGGCGTCACCAAAGCAATCAAAGAAGGCAAAGAGCTGCCACCCCCTCCCCCGCCAACAATAAACCCAGACTATGTTCAGTGTACGTATTGTTTACGCCGATTCAGCAAAAACGCTGCGGAGAGGCACATTCAGTTTTGTGCTGATCAACATAAAAGATTGGAGACCAAAACTAGATCAAAAACCGCAGCGACAGAAAAAGCTGCCGCAAAACAAGAACGCAGAAATGCTTACCGACCTCCGATGCCATCATCAGGGGTTCGAAGAGGAGGAACCTTATTAAACACGGACTCGATTGTAAGCAGCCACTCAAATTCAGCAGCAAGGCAAAGGTCAATGAAATTTAATTCAACTTCAATAAGGCAAGATGGTCGAAGCAATTCTGATGTCTCTAGAACCCGTTCGATGAAAAACGATTCAAAATTCGACACTACTTTACCAGCAAGCGCTGTCGTTAGAACAAGAACTGGTCTAAAAGCTAAAGTGCTCGCAAATAATTCATCGAGTGATATTGATTCGTCAGACTTTGACGCTCCGAAGCGCAGACCGACTGGGTCACAAGGCAGAAGAAATGTTTCTAACGGCCAAGGACATTATCAACCCCCAGCTAACAGCCATGGGGGCAGAACCGGACAGGGACAATCAACATCCAAATCTACCAAATATGACTgggattttaattttgaatcagACTCAACTGACCATATCAAACAAAATGGCGTTCGTAAGACttcaacaacaagaacaagacaGCAGGCTGCTGTGAACCATGGAAACAGTCTATACTCAGGATATaaccataataataataactttgGACAATCGGCGCAAAGTGGATACGAAGACTCATTGAATGATTTTGTCGCAAAAGAATTTGGTTCAAGATATAAAAGTCCAGGCTCTGGTGCAAGTAATCACCAGGGTCATTCTGACGCCTCGTCTCCCTGGGATTCTGATGCATACAGAGGAAGAG GGGAACCAATGGCTCTCCACAGAAAAGAAGACACATCGTTCGACTCTGAAAAATCAGGCAGTTCGCTTTCCAGCAACTCATCTTCAAGATTTTGTCATGAATGCGGTTCTCGCTATCCAGTTATGACAGCAAAGTTTTGCTGTGAATGTGGAATGAAGCGTATAACAATATAA